From one Streptomyces sp. ICC1 genomic stretch:
- a CDS encoding SDR family NAD(P)-dependent oxidoreductase, translated as MPTPTAYDLTGRTALVTGAASGIGRATAVLLAEAGAAVHCADRDAQGLRETSELIAKTGGRAEVHLLDVTDRAAVRAAVARSGPLDITAAIAGIMHSSSVLDTTDEDLDRVFDINFKGVLRTCQEAARSMIAAGRPGSIITMASGAVDAAQPGLLCYSAAKAAVVQLTKTLATEAGPHGIRVNAVAPGWIRTPMTGRHGAEVQEQTEAMMTRMSPLRRVGEPEDVARAVLYLASDASSFMTGQILRPNGGVSMPW; from the coding sequence ATGCCCACACCCACTGCGTACGACCTCACCGGCCGCACCGCCCTCGTCACCGGCGCCGCCAGCGGCATAGGCCGCGCCACCGCCGTACTCCTCGCCGAGGCCGGAGCCGCCGTGCACTGCGCGGACCGCGACGCCCAGGGCCTGCGGGAGACCTCCGAGCTGATCGCCAAGACGGGCGGACGGGCGGAGGTCCACCTCCTCGACGTGACCGACCGCGCCGCCGTCAGGGCCGCGGTGGCCCGGTCCGGCCCGCTCGACATCACCGCCGCGATCGCCGGGATCATGCACAGCAGCAGCGTCCTGGACACGACCGACGAGGACCTCGACCGGGTCTTCGACATCAACTTCAAGGGCGTCCTGCGCACCTGCCAGGAGGCGGCCCGCTCCATGATCGCGGCCGGCCGTCCCGGGTCGATCATCACGATGGCCTCCGGCGCCGTGGACGCCGCCCAGCCCGGCCTGCTCTGCTACAGCGCCGCCAAGGCCGCCGTGGTCCAGCTGACCAAGACCCTGGCCACCGAGGCCGGACCGCACGGCATCCGCGTCAACGCCGTCGCGCCCGGCTGGATCCGCACCCCGATGACCGGGCGCCACGGAGCCGAGGTCCAGGAGCAGACGGAGGCGATGATGACGCGGATGTCCCCGCTGCGCCGCGTCGGCGAGCCCGAGGACGTCGCCCGAGCGGTGCTCTACCTCGCCTCGGACGCCTCGTCCTTCATGACGGGCCAGATCCTTCGTCCGAACGGTGGAGTCTCGATGCCCTGGTAG
- a CDS encoding DNA-formamidopyrimidine glycosylase family protein: MPEGDSVYRAAARLREALAGRVLTRSDLRVPRFATADLTGRTTLDVVPRGKHLLIRLGPAAGPDAPTREPDTPLTLHTHLRMDGAWRVFPAAATGPAGPAAGRPTRPTRPAGPAHEIRVILATADHTVVGYRLPVVELIRTAEEHLAVGHLGPDLLGPDWDAEAAAANLLAAPGRPLGEALLDQRNLAGIGNIYKAELCFLAGLTPWTPVGDIPPATLPRIAAAAHRLLDANKDRRRNTTGSRRPGQELFVYGRAHRPCPRCGTPVREAAQDGRPTYWCPRCQSGPTP; encoded by the coding sequence ATGCCCGAAGGCGACAGCGTCTACCGCGCCGCGGCCCGGCTCCGCGAGGCCCTCGCGGGCCGGGTGCTCACCCGCTCCGACCTGCGTGTCCCGCGCTTCGCCACCGCCGACCTCACCGGCCGCACCACCCTCGATGTCGTCCCCCGCGGAAAGCACCTCCTCATCCGGCTCGGCCCGGCCGCCGGGCCCGACGCCCCGACCCGCGAACCCGACACCCCCCTCACCCTGCACACCCACCTCCGCATGGACGGCGCATGGCGCGTCTTCCCGGCCGCGGCCACCGGCCCGGCCGGCCCCGCGGCCGGCCGCCCGACGCGCCCGACGCGCCCCGCCGGCCCCGCCCACGAGATCCGCGTCATCCTCGCCACCGCCGACCACACCGTCGTCGGCTACCGCCTCCCCGTCGTCGAACTGATCCGCACCGCCGAGGAACACCTCGCCGTCGGCCACCTCGGACCCGATCTCCTCGGCCCCGACTGGGACGCGGAGGCCGCCGCGGCGAACCTCCTCGCCGCCCCCGGCCGGCCCCTCGGCGAGGCCCTCCTCGATCAGCGCAACCTGGCCGGCATCGGCAACATCTACAAGGCCGAGCTCTGCTTCCTCGCCGGGCTCACCCCCTGGACCCCCGTCGGCGACATCCCGCCGGCCACGCTCCCCCGGATCGCCGCCGCCGCGCACCGGCTCCTCGACGCGAACAAGGACCGCCGCCGCAACACCACCGGCAGCCGCCGCCCCGGTCAGGAGCTCTTCGTCTACGGCCGCGCCCACCGCCCCTGCCCGCGCTGCGGCACCCCGGTCCGCGAGGCCGCGCAGGACGGCCGCCCCACGTACTGGTGCCCCCGGTGCCAATCCGGCCCGACCCCGTAG
- a CDS encoding ribonuclease J: MSHPHPELGPPPKLPKGGLRVTPLGGLGEIGRNMTVFEFDGRLLIVDCGVLFPEEEQPGIDLILPDFSSIRDRLDDIEGIVLTHGHEDHIGAVPYLLREKPDIPLIGSKLTLALIEAKLQEHRIRPYTLEVKEGERENLGPFDCEFIAVNHSIPDALAVAIRTGAGMVVCTGDFKMDQLPLDKRLTDLHAFARLSEEGIDLLLSDSTNAEVPGFVPPEREISGVLRTVFANANNRIIVASFASHVHRIQQILDAAHEYGRRVAFVGRSMVRNMGIARDLGYLKVPAGLVVDVKTLDDLPANEVVLVCTGSQGEPMAALSRMANRDHQIRIVPGDTVILASSLIPGNENAVYRVINGLTRWGANVVHKGNAKVHVSGHASAGELLYFYNICKPRNLMPVHGEWRHLRANAELGALTGVPKDRIVIAEDGVVVDLIDGKARISGKVQAGYVYVDGLSVGDVTEVHLKDRKILGDEGIISVYVVVDSTTGKIVSGPNIQARGSGIDDSAFTAVLPKIEEAIARAAADGVAEPHQIQQLIRRTMGKWVSDGYRRRPMILPVVVEV; this comes from the coding sequence TTGAGCCATCCGCATCCTGAACTCGGTCCGCCGCCGAAGCTCCCCAAGGGCGGCCTTCGGGTCACCCCTCTGGGCGGTCTCGGTGAGATCGGCCGCAACATGACCGTCTTCGAGTTCGACGGCCGTCTGCTGATCGTCGACTGCGGCGTCCTCTTCCCCGAAGAGGAGCAGCCGGGCATCGACCTGATCCTGCCGGACTTCTCGTCCATCAGGGATCGCCTCGACGACATCGAGGGCATCGTCCTCACGCACGGCCACGAAGACCACATCGGCGCCGTCCCGTACCTCCTCCGGGAGAAGCCGGACATCCCGCTGATCGGCTCCAAGCTGACGCTGGCCCTCATCGAGGCGAAGCTCCAGGAGCACCGCATCCGCCCCTACACCCTCGAGGTGAAGGAAGGCGAGCGCGAGAACCTCGGCCCCTTCGACTGCGAATTCATCGCGGTCAACCACTCCATCCCGGATGCCCTGGCCGTGGCCATCCGCACCGGCGCCGGCATGGTCGTCTGCACCGGCGACTTCAAGATGGACCAGCTGCCGCTGGACAAGCGCCTCACCGACCTGCACGCCTTCGCGCGTCTGAGCGAAGAGGGCATCGACCTCCTCCTCTCGGACTCGACGAACGCCGAGGTCCCGGGCTTCGTCCCGCCCGAGCGCGAGATCTCCGGCGTCCTGCGCACGGTGTTCGCCAACGCCAACAACCGGATCATCGTGGCCAGCTTCGCCAGCCACGTGCACCGGATCCAGCAGATCCTCGACGCCGCCCACGAGTACGGCCGCAGGGTCGCCTTCGTCGGCCGCTCGATGGTCCGCAACATGGGCATCGCCCGTGACCTGGGCTACCTGAAGGTCCCGGCCGGCCTCGTCGTGGACGTCAAGACCCTCGACGACCTGCCGGCCAACGAGGTCGTCCTGGTCTGCACGGGTTCCCAGGGCGAGCCGATGGCGGCCCTGTCCCGGATGGCCAACCGCGACCACCAGATCCGGATCGTCCCCGGCGACACCGTGATCCTGGCGTCGTCCCTGATCCCGGGCAACGAGAACGCGGTCTACCGCGTGATCAACGGCCTGACCCGCTGGGGCGCCAACGTCGTGCACAAGGGCAACGCCAAGGTGCACGTCTCGGGCCACGCCTCCGCCGGCGAGCTGCTGTACTTCTACAACATCTGCAAGCCGCGGAACCTGATGCCGGTCCACGGCGAATGGCGCCACCTGCGCGCCAACGCGGAGCTCGGCGCCCTGACGGGCGTCCCGAAGGACCGCATCGTCATCGCGGAGGACGGCGTCGTCGTCGACCTCATCGACGGCAAGGCGCGCATCTCCGGCAAGGTGCAGGCCGGGTACGTGTACGTGGACGGCCTCTCGGTCGGCGACGTCACGGAGGTCCACCTCAAGGACCGCAAGATCCTCGGCGACGAGGGCATCATCTCGGTCTACGTCGTGGTGGACAGCACCACGGGCAAGATCGTCAGCGGCCCGAACATCCAGGCCCGCGGCTCCGGCATCGACGACTCGGCGTTCACCGCCGTCCTGCCGAAGATCGAGGAGGCCATCGCGCGCGCAGCGGCCGACGGCGTCGCCGAACCGCACCAGATCCAGCAGCTCATCCGCCGCACGATGGGCAAGTGGGTCTCGGACGGCTACCGCCGCCGCCCGATGATCCTGCCGGTCGTCGTCGAGGTCTGA
- the dapA gene encoding 4-hydroxy-tetrahydrodipicolinate synthase: MAPISTPQTPFGRVLTAMITPFTADGALDLDGAQQLAVHLVDAGNDGLIINGTTGESPTTTDAEKNDLVRAVLEAVGDRAHVVAGIGTNDTRHTLELARQAERTGAHGLLAVTPYYSKPPQEGLFRHFTAIADATELPVMLYDIPGRSGVPINTETLVRLAEHPRIVANKDAKGDLGRASWAIAQSGLAWYSGDDMLNLPLLSVGAVGFVSVVGHLVTPELRAMLEAHLGGDVQKATEIHQKLLPVFTGMFRTQGVITTKGALNLQGLPAGPLRLPLVELTAEEAARLKIDLAAGGVQL; this comes from the coding sequence ATGGCTCCGATCTCGACTCCGCAGACCCCCTTCGGGCGGGTCCTCACCGCCATGATCACGCCGTTTACGGCGGATGGCGCACTTGACCTCGACGGCGCGCAGCAGCTCGCCGTCCACCTGGTGGACGCAGGCAACGACGGCCTGATCATCAACGGCACCACCGGTGAGTCGCCGACCACCACCGACGCGGAGAAAAACGACCTCGTACGAGCCGTACTCGAAGCAGTCGGAGACCGGGCCCACGTGGTCGCGGGCATCGGCACCAACGACACCCGCCACACCCTCGAGCTCGCCCGCCAGGCCGAGCGCACCGGCGCGCACGGCCTGCTCGCGGTCACCCCGTACTACAGCAAGCCGCCGCAGGAGGGCCTCTTCCGGCACTTCACGGCGATCGCCGACGCCACCGAGCTGCCGGTCATGCTCTACGACATCCCCGGCCGCAGTGGTGTCCCGATCAACACCGAAACTCTGGTCCGGCTGGCCGAGCACCCCCGTATCGTTGCCAACAAGGACGCGAAGGGCGACCTCGGCCGCGCCAGCTGGGCCATCGCCCAGAGCGGCCTGGCCTGGTACTCGGGCGACGACATGCTGAACCTGCCGCTCCTGTCCGTCGGCGCGGTCGGCTTCGTCTCCGTGGTCGGCCACCTGGTCACCCCCGAGCTCCGCGCGATGCTCGAGGCCCACCTGGGCGGCGACGTCCAGAAGGCGACCGAGATCCACCAGAAGCTGCTCCCCGTCTTCACCGGCATGTTCCGCACCCAGGGTGTGATCACCACCAAGGGCGCGCTGAACCTGCAGGGCCTGCCCGCGGGCCCGCTGCGGCTCCCGCTGGTCGAGCTGACCGCCGAAGAGGCGGCACGGCTCAAGATCGATCTTGCCGCCGGCGGGGTACAGCTCTGA